In Horticoccus luteus, the following proteins share a genomic window:
- the accB gene encoding acetyl-CoA carboxylase biotin carboxyl carrier protein: MDLKQIKQIIDLMKRSELTEFAVEEEGFKLKIRRSGNGLPVVGLSRGSNSPFPSAGEPSPIIAPSSALTPPPLNAVPTETAEADVTFIKSPMVGTFYQSPSPESKVFAEVGQKITETSVVCIVEAMKIMNEIQAELKGTILEILVENGQPVEYGQKLFKVKKG; this comes from the coding sequence TTGGACCTGAAACAGATCAAACAAATCATCGACCTCATGAAGCGCTCCGAATTGACGGAATTCGCCGTCGAGGAAGAGGGATTTAAGTTAAAAATTCGTCGTAGCGGCAATGGACTTCCTGTCGTCGGCCTTTCGCGGGGGTCCAACTCCCCTTTCCCCAGCGCCGGCGAGCCGAGCCCCATAATTGCGCCCTCGTCAGCGCTCACCCCACCGCCCTTGAATGCGGTGCCGACCGAAACAGCGGAAGCGGACGTGACGTTCATCAAGTCCCCCATGGTCGGAACATTTTATCAGTCGCCCTCCCCTGAGAGCAAAGTGTTCGCAGAAGTCGGCCAGAAGATCACTGAAACGAGTGTGGTCTGTATTGTAGAAGCGATGAAGATCATGAACGAGATACAAGCCGAATTGAAGGGCACGATCCTCGAAATCCTGGTCGAAAACGGACAACCCGTGGAATACGGCCAGAAACTCTTCAAGGTGAAGAAAGGTTGA
- a CDS encoding proline dehydrogenase family protein → MLSTTNWSSVIKPYPMASARFPAPDPQIEAAVRAKGAELFALMEKQPPPALFSKKGAYARLMDWSMKDPAFKTQLFRFVDVLPSLHSSAEIVRHLQEYLGEKAVELNPALKVGLAASSFAPSLVAGPVKAQIVDMARQFVAGETGEDLIKQIQKNEKLGLATTIDLLGETVVSDEEADIFLRRNLEILDSVSKYYAARPTPCRSDVGPTGPLPRLNLSVKISALTPDVHPADPENSIEALKLRLRPILRRAAAVGALINFDMESYRLKDLTLALFKSIFEEAEFARQPAIGIALQAYLRDCEEDLNGLVAWARARGRPLNIRLVKGAYWDYETINAQQREWPIPVWQKKPESDANYEKLSIILLENADLITPNFASHNVRSCAHAIVQSERLGVDPRLIEFQALYGMADDLKAALLQLGHRVREYTAIGELLPGMAYLVRRLLENTSNEGFLRSKYSGETSQSQMLDNPVNAIAGAAEPLRRRPRPPGSFINAANTDFTIATNRTAQKAALKDFETRHLGKRWPCIVNGKKITNRAFIASVNPARPAQIIGYWAQGTVQDADEAVAASVAFFPQWRATPVDVRASILETAAEIMETRRLEINSLLILEAAKPWLEADGDTSEAIDFLRFYASEIRRIVTPVVTQDVPGEHCVQTWSPRGVGIAVAPWNFPLAILTGLTVAPLVAGNCVIIKPARQTSIIGAYLMNILREAGVPAGALHFLPCSGADAGAHLVAHPQVDFIAFTGSREVGLNIWQEAGKTKAGQINLKKVVCEMGGKNAMIIDTDADLDEAIPAVIYSAFGFAGQKCSALSRLIVLETIYDRFVGRLLSACPAIPVGDPSQPGTIVNPVIDEGAQKSILAYIEAGRQECHLAWQGTLPPHLRETGGYYVPPCIFTNCRPTDRIVREEIFGPVLAILKAKDLDEAFEMANANDYALTGGFFSRSPAAIDRAKTEQLVGNLYINRGCTGAVVQRHPFGGFKMSGGGTKAGGREYLENFLFPRLIAENVLRRGFTPVEAQPARQSD, encoded by the coding sequence TTGCTGTCCACGACCAACTGGTCGAGTGTCATAAAACCATACCCCATGGCCTCAGCACGTTTTCCCGCCCCGGATCCCCAAATCGAAGCGGCCGTTCGCGCCAAAGGCGCCGAGCTCTTCGCGTTGATGGAGAAGCAGCCGCCGCCTGCGCTGTTCTCGAAAAAAGGCGCTTATGCCCGGTTGATGGATTGGTCGATGAAGGATCCCGCCTTCAAGACCCAACTCTTTCGCTTCGTCGACGTGCTTCCTTCACTGCATAGTTCTGCAGAAATCGTTCGCCACCTGCAGGAGTATCTGGGGGAAAAAGCCGTCGAACTGAATCCAGCGCTCAAAGTCGGACTCGCGGCCTCCTCGTTCGCGCCCAGCCTCGTCGCAGGACCTGTCAAAGCCCAAATCGTCGATATGGCCAGGCAGTTCGTCGCCGGCGAAACGGGTGAAGATTTAATCAAACAGATCCAGAAGAACGAGAAACTTGGACTGGCCACCACCATTGATCTGCTTGGCGAAACGGTGGTGAGCGATGAAGAGGCGGATATTTTCCTTCGGCGAAACTTGGAAATATTGGATTCCGTTTCGAAATACTATGCCGCCAGGCCAACTCCATGCCGCTCCGACGTCGGCCCCACCGGCCCGCTTCCGCGCCTGAATCTGTCGGTAAAAATCTCGGCACTCACGCCGGACGTTCATCCCGCGGATCCCGAAAACTCGATTGAGGCGCTAAAGTTGCGCCTGCGCCCTATCCTCCGCCGTGCCGCCGCAGTCGGCGCACTTATCAACTTCGATATGGAGAGCTACCGGCTGAAAGACCTCACCCTTGCTCTCTTCAAGTCCATATTCGAAGAAGCTGAATTCGCCCGCCAACCTGCAATCGGAATTGCATTACAGGCGTACCTTCGCGATTGCGAAGAAGATCTGAACGGTCTCGTCGCTTGGGCGAGAGCGAGAGGCCGCCCACTCAACATCCGCTTGGTCAAGGGAGCCTATTGGGACTACGAAACGATCAATGCTCAACAACGGGAGTGGCCGATCCCCGTCTGGCAGAAAAAACCGGAGTCCGATGCGAACTATGAAAAGCTATCGATCATTCTCCTTGAGAACGCCGATCTCATAACCCCGAACTTCGCGTCACATAATGTCCGCTCGTGTGCCCACGCGATTGTACAGTCCGAGCGCCTGGGCGTCGATCCACGTTTGATAGAGTTTCAAGCGCTCTATGGCATGGCAGACGACTTGAAGGCCGCCCTGCTGCAACTTGGCCATCGCGTCCGCGAATACACCGCCATTGGCGAGCTTCTCCCAGGGATGGCGTATCTCGTCCGACGTCTGTTGGAAAACACCTCCAACGAAGGGTTTTTACGCTCAAAATACAGCGGGGAAACGAGCCAGTCGCAGATGCTTGATAATCCCGTCAACGCGATTGCCGGCGCCGCCGAGCCACTTCGGCGGCGCCCTCGCCCTCCAGGATCGTTCATCAACGCAGCGAATACCGACTTTACTATCGCCACAAATCGCACCGCGCAAAAAGCCGCCCTCAAAGACTTCGAAACCCGCCATCTGGGCAAGCGGTGGCCGTGTATAGTAAACGGAAAGAAAATCACAAACCGCGCATTTATTGCATCCGTGAACCCGGCGCGTCCGGCGCAAATCATCGGCTATTGGGCGCAAGGGACCGTGCAAGACGCTGATGAGGCGGTGGCCGCATCCGTCGCGTTTTTTCCGCAATGGCGGGCAACGCCCGTAGACGTTCGGGCCTCCATTCTAGAAACTGCGGCTGAGATAATGGAGACGCGCCGCCTGGAGATAAACTCTCTCTTGATCTTGGAAGCCGCGAAGCCCTGGCTTGAAGCAGATGGCGATACGTCTGAGGCGATCGATTTTCTTCGCTTTTATGCGTCGGAGATACGCCGAATTGTCACACCTGTCGTCACTCAAGACGTTCCTGGGGAGCACTGCGTACAAACATGGTCCCCCCGCGGAGTAGGCATCGCGGTCGCGCCTTGGAATTTCCCTCTGGCGATTCTCACGGGCCTTACTGTCGCTCCGCTCGTCGCTGGCAACTGCGTTATTATCAAACCTGCCAGGCAGACGTCTATTATCGGCGCTTACTTAATGAACATACTCCGGGAAGCCGGGGTGCCTGCCGGTGCGTTGCATTTTCTACCATGTTCCGGTGCTGATGCCGGCGCACATCTTGTGGCGCATCCTCAGGTGGATTTTATTGCGTTCACCGGATCGCGGGAAGTTGGCCTCAATATTTGGCAAGAGGCAGGCAAAACTAAGGCCGGACAAATCAATCTTAAGAAGGTGGTCTGCGAGATGGGCGGAAAGAACGCGATGATTATCGATACGGATGCCGATCTGGATGAGGCGATCCCCGCGGTGATCTACAGCGCGTTTGGATTTGCAGGCCAAAAGTGCTCGGCGCTCTCACGTTTGATTGTTCTCGAGACGATCTACGATCGATTCGTAGGCCGCCTCCTCTCCGCTTGCCCCGCCATACCTGTAGGTGATCCCTCGCAACCGGGGACAATAGTGAATCCCGTCATCGACGAGGGCGCGCAAAAGTCGATTCTCGCCTACATCGAAGCAGGCAGACAAGAATGCCACTTGGCTTGGCAGGGCACATTACCGCCTCATTTACGGGAGACTGGCGGTTATTATGTACCGCCCTGCATTTTTACGAATTGTCGGCCGACTGATCGGATCGTGCGCGAGGAGATCTTCGGTCCAGTACTTGCAATTCTAAAGGCCAAGGATCTCGACGAGGCGTTCGAGATGGCCAATGCGAACGACTACGCACTGACCGGAGGGTTCTTCTCCCGCAGCCCAGCGGCAATCGACCGCGCGAAGACCGAACAGCTGGTCGGTAATCTATACATAAACCGTGGATGCACTGGAGCTGTAGTGCAGCGCCATCCCTTCGGTGGCTTTAAGATGTCCGGCGGGGGCACCAAGGCCGGGGGGCGTGAGTATTTGGAAAACTTTCTCTTCCCACGCCTCATCGCAGAAAACGTCCTTCGACGCGGCTTTACCCCCGTGGAAGCGCAACCAGCTCGGCAATCGGATTAA
- a CDS encoding RNA polymerase sigma factor: protein MNDDHPVQTQPTGLTPPADFTTFMRNYQDMVFSTAMRLTGNAAQAEDISQEVFLKAYEHYENLEANASAGGWLKTVATNLSLNHLQRYRNRWRFFSEFRHTDDAGDDEPGIEFPAEDSFFTTVDAGERRIWIEQALKQLPDHQRVPLVLYHFEDLPYDEIARKLGVSLAKVKTDILRARAALAKVLARSGASHETFPQA from the coding sequence ATGAACGATGACCATCCAGTGCAAACCCAACCCACGGGACTGACGCCCCCGGCTGACTTCACCACGTTCATGCGCAATTATCAGGACATGGTCTTTTCGACGGCAATGCGCCTGACCGGCAACGCGGCGCAGGCCGAGGACATTTCCCAAGAAGTGTTCCTGAAAGCCTACGAACACTACGAAAATTTAGAAGCGAACGCGTCGGCGGGCGGCTGGCTGAAAACCGTCGCGACCAACCTTTCGCTCAATCATCTGCAACGTTACCGTAATCGCTGGCGTTTCTTCTCCGAATTTCGCCACACCGACGACGCAGGCGACGATGAGCCCGGCATCGAATTTCCCGCCGAGGACTCGTTCTTTACCACGGTCGACGCCGGCGAACGCCGGATCTGGATTGAACAAGCCCTTAAACAGTTGCCCGACCATCAACGCGTGCCGCTCGTCCTCTATCATTTTGAAGACCTGCCCTACGATGAGATCGCCCGGAAGCTCGGTGTATCGCTCGCCAAGGTAAAAACCGATATTTTGCGCGCGCGCGCGGCGCTGGCCAAAGTGCTGGCCCGCAGCGGCGCGAGCCACGAAACTTTTCCCCAAGCTTAA
- a CDS encoding RDD family protein, translating into MNKFFRSLLLVGLWPGVVAFAALQAQNSSDAEPTTKEQANGLRRLDDTTPGSASVDEAARSSAAAARAEDDPADTDQIAPAPTQKKSNRERRRANSTNRDDDRVSVFADTHVAATETVHGKAVAVMGDVTIDGCVDDDAVAVMGNNTVNGTVKGQVVAVLGDVTLGPRARVSGDVVSVGGAVSRDPEAVVEGKIVQQAIGKNLHVGVPIAAWWSHGLGRGRLLAFGAHLTWLWIATAVTLLFYVVLAAAFPRGLRRCADQLVERPGLTILTAVLSVIALPVVFVLLLVTIVGIPVAFVALPIGVLLAVFFGKAAIYTLVGRGLTGGRAHPVVAVLLGAFVFILLYLVPLLGIAISFFVSLLGFGAAVLALITSNRKAAPSAASATSGAPYSNGPVIVPPPARSSVVEPALVVEAAPGAEGAGATATEPTSVPPPPFSAAAEVPRMAEPPPLGAIALPRAGFWLRMAAMLIDLVLVAILIGLMHGSGAVVILMLGAYGAVMWKFKGTTVGGIVCGLKVVRLDSRPIDWPTAVVRALGCFLSLVIAGLGFVWVAFDDEKQSWHDKIAGTTVVKLPRGVPLV; encoded by the coding sequence ATGAACAAGTTTTTTCGTTCTCTCCTGCTCGTTGGTTTGTGGCCAGGGGTCGTGGCGTTTGCGGCGTTGCAGGCGCAAAACTCCTCCGACGCTGAGCCGACGACGAAGGAGCAGGCAAACGGCCTGCGCCGACTCGATGATACGACGCCCGGTTCAGCATCGGTCGATGAGGCGGCGCGTTCTTCGGCGGCGGCCGCTCGCGCGGAAGATGATCCTGCGGACACCGACCAAATCGCGCCTGCGCCCACGCAAAAAAAATCGAACCGCGAACGCCGACGCGCCAACTCCACGAATCGCGATGACGATCGAGTGAGTGTGTTTGCCGATACCCACGTGGCCGCCACGGAGACGGTGCATGGTAAAGCGGTCGCGGTGATGGGCGACGTGACGATCGACGGCTGTGTGGACGATGACGCCGTCGCAGTGATGGGAAACAACACGGTCAACGGCACGGTGAAGGGACAGGTCGTAGCGGTGTTGGGCGACGTCACGCTCGGTCCTCGCGCCCGGGTTTCCGGAGATGTGGTAAGCGTAGGCGGCGCTGTATCGCGCGATCCGGAAGCAGTGGTCGAGGGAAAGATCGTCCAACAGGCGATCGGCAAAAATCTACATGTCGGAGTGCCGATTGCGGCTTGGTGGTCGCATGGGTTGGGGCGCGGACGCCTCCTCGCATTTGGAGCGCACCTCACTTGGCTCTGGATTGCTACGGCTGTGACGTTGCTCTTCTACGTGGTGCTCGCGGCCGCGTTTCCAAGGGGATTGCGGCGTTGCGCTGATCAACTCGTTGAACGGCCGGGTCTGACAATTTTGACCGCTGTTCTCTCCGTCATCGCCTTGCCTGTGGTGTTTGTGCTTTTGCTGGTGACGATCGTCGGGATCCCCGTGGCCTTTGTCGCTTTGCCGATTGGAGTGTTGCTGGCGGTGTTTTTTGGCAAAGCCGCAATCTACACGTTGGTCGGTCGCGGGTTGACGGGAGGACGAGCACATCCGGTCGTGGCGGTTTTACTGGGCGCTTTCGTCTTCATTCTGCTGTATCTCGTGCCGCTTCTCGGCATTGCGATTTCATTTTTCGTTTCACTCCTCGGATTCGGGGCGGCGGTGCTCGCGCTGATCACTTCGAACCGGAAGGCGGCGCCTTCGGCGGCGTCAGCCACATCGGGCGCGCCCTATAGTAACGGGCCGGTGATTGTGCCGCCGCCAGCGCGCAGTTCGGTCGTTGAACCCGCCCTCGTGGTCGAGGCTGCGCCTGGGGCAGAGGGCGCCGGCGCGACAGCGACCGAGCCAACAAGTGTGCCGCCGCCGCCGTTCAGTGCCGCGGCCGAAGTGCCGCGGATGGCAGAGCCTCCGCCACTCGGCGCGATTGCGTTGCCGCGAGCTGGATTTTGGCTGCGCATGGCGGCAATGTTAATCGATCTCGTGCTCGTCGCCATCCTCATCGGTCTCATGCATGGCTCGGGGGCAGTCGTGATCCTGATGCTAGGAGCGTATGGCGCGGTGATGTGGAAGTTTAAGGGCACGACGGTCGGAGGCATCGTGTGCGGCCTCAAAGTTGTGCGGCTGGATTCGCGTCCGATCGACTGGCCGACGGCGGTGGTCAGGGCGTTGGGGTGTTTCCTTTCGCTGGTCATCGCCGGGCTGGGGTTTGTCTGGGTCGCCTTCGATGACGAAAAACAGAGCTGGCACGACAAAATCGCAGGCACGACGGTCGTGAAACTGCCTCGGGGCGTGCCGTTGGTGTAA
- the purE gene encoding 5-(carboxyamino)imidazole ribonucleotide mutase — translation MTKPLVGIIMGSTSDWETMQHAALQLEALGVPFEKRVVSAHRTPKLMVRYAESAEKRGLKVIIAGAGGAAHLPGMTASLTTLPVLGVPVESKALKGLDSLLSIAQMPGGVPVATFAIGKAGAINAALFAVSLLAQSDAHTKRAWENFRVRQTATVLKAKLP, via the coding sequence ATGACCAAACCGCTTGTAGGAATCATCATGGGGAGCACGTCCGATTGGGAGACCATGCAGCACGCGGCGCTGCAACTCGAGGCGTTGGGGGTGCCGTTCGAAAAGCGGGTGGTCAGTGCGCATCGGACGCCTAAATTGATGGTGCGCTACGCCGAGTCGGCGGAAAAGCGCGGCCTCAAGGTAATCATCGCCGGAGCGGGTGGCGCCGCTCACTTGCCGGGAATGACGGCGTCGCTCACGACATTACCCGTGCTGGGAGTGCCAGTGGAGTCGAAAGCCTTGAAAGGGCTCGATTCGCTCCTTTCGATCGCGCAGATGCCGGGAGGCGTGCCCGTGGCGACATTCGCGATCGGGAAAGCGGGCGCCATTAATGCCGCGCTTTTCGCCGTCTCGCTGCTCGCGCAAAGCGATGCGCACACCAAACGTGCGTGGGAGAATTTCCGCGTGCGGCAGACCGCCACGGTGCTCAAGGCGAAGCTGCCTTGA
- a CDS encoding 5-(carboxyamino)imidazole ribonucleotide synthase has translation MILPGKTIGVLGGGQLGRMLAQAAQTMGYRVHIFEPQSGCPAGAVANREINASYDDVAALTEFARGVDVVTYEFENIPSAPLAALAALVPLHPRAEVLHICQNRQREKAWLRANQFPHVRYAEALDGDIVPAVAQVGRPCVVKTADFGYDGKGQMRIVSETDLEQAAAIFRGRRCVVERWVDFKAELSVIVARGATGEQRAFPVAENIHTRHILDVTLAPARFGEAVLREAEHVALAIAERLEVVGLLAVEMFLSDKGEVLVNELAPRPHNSGHWTIDGCETSQFEQHVRAVCGLPLGAVDVRSPTVMGNILGDAWGWDGDKIVGEPDWLAVLREPRAKLHLYGKREPRRGRKMGHFTVRAASVEAALAGAERVKASLRTGA, from the coding sequence ATGATTTTGCCGGGAAAGACAATTGGCGTGCTCGGAGGAGGGCAGTTGGGCCGGATGCTGGCGCAGGCGGCCCAAACGATGGGCTATCGCGTGCACATATTTGAGCCGCAGTCGGGGTGTCCGGCGGGCGCGGTGGCGAACCGGGAAATCAACGCGTCTTATGACGATGTCGCCGCGTTGACCGAATTCGCGCGCGGGGTGGACGTGGTGACCTACGAATTTGAGAACATTCCATCGGCCCCGCTGGCCGCGCTGGCGGCACTCGTGCCGCTGCATCCGCGTGCCGAGGTGCTGCACATCTGCCAGAATCGGCAGCGCGAGAAGGCGTGGTTGCGCGCCAATCAGTTCCCGCACGTGCGTTATGCGGAAGCGCTCGATGGCGATATCGTCCCGGCGGTGGCGCAAGTCGGTCGGCCTTGCGTGGTAAAGACAGCGGATTTCGGATACGACGGCAAGGGGCAGATGCGGATCGTGAGTGAGACCGATTTGGAGCAGGCGGCCGCGATTTTTCGGGGGCGGCGTTGCGTGGTGGAGCGTTGGGTGGATTTCAAGGCGGAGCTGTCGGTGATCGTGGCGCGCGGCGCGACCGGCGAGCAGAGGGCGTTTCCCGTCGCCGAAAATATCCATACGCGGCATATTTTGGACGTGACGCTGGCGCCGGCGCGTTTCGGCGAAGCTGTTCTGCGCGAGGCGGAGCACGTGGCACTCGCCATCGCCGAGCGGTTGGAGGTGGTGGGCCTTTTGGCGGTGGAAATGTTTCTCAGCGACAAAGGCGAAGTCCTCGTGAACGAGCTGGCCCCGCGGCCGCACAATTCCGGCCACTGGACGATCGACGGATGCGAAACGAGTCAGTTCGAACAGCACGTGCGCGCGGTTTGTGGATTGCCGCTCGGCGCAGTGGACGTGCGATCGCCGACGGTGATGGGCAATATTCTGGGCGACGCGTGGGGCTGGGACGGCGATAAGATCGTCGGCGAGCCCGACTGGCTGGCCGTGCTGCGTGAGCCGCGAGCCAAATTACATCTTTATGGGAAACGGGAACCGCGTCGCGGGCGCAAGATGGGCCACTTCACCGTGCGCGCCGCCTCGGTGGAGGCCGCCTTGGCCGGCGCCGAGCGCGTGAAAGCGTCGTTAAGGACAGGCGCGTAA
- a CDS encoding YybH family protein, whose protein sequence is MNLPRLVSLACLCVACGVGLRATDVGTPRAELLQADEAFCTLAAHDGVRAAFLAYAAPDCIFLDTQPFALRGSAAVTARFREWKDGKLTWKPAFAEVEPHGKLGYTWGTWLYEATSAGAETKRATGKYVTIWKRQPDGSWKYVLDTGVTDPLAAAVNAAPHQ, encoded by the coding sequence ATGAATCTACCGCGGTTGGTCTCTCTCGCATGCCTATGTGTTGCCTGTGGTGTTGGACTTCGCGCTACTGATGTCGGCACACCCAGGGCCGAGCTATTGCAGGCCGATGAAGCCTTCTGCACTTTGGCTGCCCATGACGGCGTGCGCGCTGCTTTCCTGGCGTACGCTGCTCCCGACTGTATTTTTCTCGATACCCAGCCATTCGCTCTCCGAGGGTCCGCGGCCGTGACCGCGCGTTTCCGTGAATGGAAAGACGGCAAACTGACGTGGAAACCCGCCTTCGCCGAGGTCGAGCCCCATGGAAAACTGGGCTATACGTGGGGCACTTGGCTCTATGAAGCCACATCCGCCGGCGCCGAAACAAAGCGCGCCACCGGAAAATACGTCACGATTTGGAAGCGCCAACCCGATGGCTCTTGGAAATACGTCCTGGATACCGGCGTCACCGATCCGCTCGCGGCCGCAGTCAACGCCGCTCCCCATCAGTAG
- a CDS encoding TonB-dependent receptor domain-containing protein gives MNKLRSRKFVATLSLFATSGLFAVSGYAQTTADNSKQDEPQVLEKFEVTGSYLPPAANSVAIPVISVTSQVIANSGNTTNVLEILRKTVPQFSGNGNLGSTNSNVGSGRTNGGSMVSLRNTATLVLINGRRVAYSPVSSSGGYQFVDVNMIPVAAIERIEVLADGASAIYGSDAVAGVVNIILKTDFEGFEIGGRYGWATSKGHQAERSAYLVGGVSNGKTSITITSEWTKIDPIMAYERPYSAVTYGTPSFAGSVNIGGNFYLLDPAKTAPTVTPGGLSPAALVAAGTYSGPRSQGDQFEFFNLSQYVTQTIKNERQSFSMAMDHKVNDNIKLFGDLLYVNTKTYSQINGQPLNTTQAMKDIYAQTNGAQGSANGLVPAGQFGNPFNVGVTGRNRLVAYPRAYADDTTSIRGVLGLKGEIGDTGWSWEIAADYNRANQQYQNPGVINQPNLSAATLDGVFNFFSRDPISPADMANYQVTGTAQGGFISLLSNYDAKVRGKLFELPGGSVDIAIGAELRKENLSATADPLSQINPVTGALGWSGATTLYPFDSGRKVTSTFAEVRVPIAKDVPGAHLLEASVAVRHESYSDTTDPTVPKYSLRYLPVNDEFAIRATYSKSFSAPQLYSLFGPASIGYTDPFTLDKAGGGSVANLQTNIMSGSNPNLKPSNSKNYTFGVVYSPKALKGFSVSVDYWDIKQTDLVSSIGSATILQDVETNGTASPYVDKVHFLSFTGANPTAAGQISSTAPDDIYVIDSLVNITGQHLSGVDIKANYTYNADNVGIFDFSSNLGYYRKYEITALPGSAPENDVGWASFAQGTIPHWLAYTTAEYRRGDYTAFIGWRYIGGVTNIVTEEKIPSVSTFDVSASYTFGSSVKYLAGAKLTVGANNVFNKFGPAAPDIFTDANVDIATYDPMGRFIYVDLKFKF, from the coding sequence ATGAACAAACTCCGCTCGCGGAAGTTCGTGGCTACGTTGTCGCTCTTTGCGACGAGTGGCCTCTTCGCGGTGTCGGGCTATGCCCAGACGACCGCCGATAACAGCAAGCAAGACGAGCCCCAAGTCCTCGAAAAGTTCGAGGTGACGGGTTCTTACCTCCCCCCGGCCGCAAATTCCGTAGCCATCCCGGTGATCAGCGTCACCTCGCAGGTTATCGCGAATTCCGGTAATACCACCAACGTCTTGGAAATTTTGCGCAAGACGGTCCCACAGTTCAGCGGCAACGGTAATCTCGGTTCCACCAACTCGAACGTCGGCAGTGGCAGAACGAACGGCGGATCCATGGTGTCGCTTCGCAATACCGCGACGTTGGTGCTGATCAACGGTCGTCGCGTGGCTTACTCTCCGGTGAGTTCGTCGGGCGGCTATCAGTTCGTCGACGTCAATATGATCCCGGTGGCTGCCATCGAGCGCATCGAAGTGCTCGCTGACGGTGCGTCCGCCATCTATGGTTCCGACGCGGTCGCTGGTGTCGTCAATATCATCCTCAAGACCGACTTTGAAGGCTTCGAAATCGGCGGGCGTTATGGTTGGGCGACCAGCAAGGGTCACCAAGCCGAGCGTTCGGCCTACTTGGTGGGTGGCGTCAGCAATGGCAAAACCAGCATCACCATCACCTCGGAGTGGACCAAGATCGATCCGATCATGGCGTATGAACGTCCTTATTCCGCGGTCACTTACGGAACGCCGTCATTTGCGGGCTCGGTCAACATCGGGGGCAACTTCTATCTCCTCGATCCAGCGAAGACCGCTCCGACCGTCACGCCGGGCGGCCTGTCTCCCGCCGCGTTGGTGGCTGCCGGGACCTACTCCGGCCCGCGCTCGCAGGGCGATCAGTTCGAATTCTTCAACTTGTCGCAATACGTCACCCAGACCATCAAGAACGAGCGCCAGAGTTTCTCGATGGCGATGGATCACAAGGTGAACGACAACATCAAGTTGTTTGGCGACTTGCTGTATGTGAATACGAAGACGTATTCGCAGATCAACGGTCAGCCGCTCAATACCACGCAGGCGATGAAGGACATCTACGCGCAAACGAACGGCGCCCAGGGTTCCGCCAATGGTTTGGTTCCTGCTGGCCAGTTCGGCAATCCGTTCAACGTAGGTGTGACGGGGCGCAACCGTTTGGTTGCCTACCCGCGCGCTTATGCCGACGATACCACGAGCATTCGCGGTGTTCTCGGTCTGAAGGGTGAAATTGGCGACACCGGCTGGTCATGGGAAATTGCCGCCGACTATAACAGGGCCAATCAACAGTATCAGAATCCGGGTGTGATCAACCAGCCGAACCTCAGTGCGGCGACGCTCGACGGGGTTTTCAACTTCTTCTCCCGCGATCCGATTTCGCCCGCTGATATGGCAAATTATCAGGTGACGGGCACGGCCCAAGGCGGCTTCATCAGCCTGCTGTCGAATTATGATGCCAAGGTCCGCGGCAAACTCTTCGAGTTGCCCGGCGGTTCTGTTGACATCGCAATCGGCGCCGAATTGCGCAAAGAAAACCTGAGCGCCACGGCTGACCCGCTCAGCCAGATCAATCCGGTCACAGGCGCGCTCGGTTGGAGCGGAGCGACGACGCTCTATCCTTTCGATTCGGGTCGCAAGGTCACCTCGACATTCGCGGAAGTTCGCGTGCCGATCGCCAAGGATGTGCCCGGTGCGCACCTCCTCGAAGCGAGCGTCGCCGTCCGTCATGAGAGCTATTCTGACACGACTGACCCGACGGTGCCGAAGTATTCCCTGCGCTACTTGCCGGTGAATGACGAATTCGCCATCCGCGCCACGTACTCGAAATCGTTCTCGGCGCCGCAGCTCTACAGCCTCTTCGGCCCGGCGAGCATCGGGTACACCGATCCGTTCACCCTCGACAAAGCGGGTGGCGGCTCTGTGGCCAACCTGCAGACCAACATCATGAGCGGTTCCAATCCGAACCTGAAGCCGTCGAATTCAAAGAACTACACCTTCGGTGTCGTTTACTCGCCGAAGGCGCTCAAGGGCTTCTCGGTCTCGGTTGACTATTGGGATATCAAGCAGACGGACCTCGTGTCCTCTATCGGTTCCGCGACCATTCTCCAAGATGTGGAAACCAACGGTACGGCTTCGCCGTATGTCGACAAGGTCCACTTCTTGAGCTTCACGGGCGCGAACCCGACGGCGGCGGGGCAGATCAGCTCCACGGCGCCGGACGATATCTACGTCATCGACTCCTTGGTGAACATCACCGGCCAGCACTTGAGCGGCGTCGATATCAAGGCGAACTACACGTATAATGCGGATAACGTCGGCATCTTCGACTTCAGCTCGAACCTCGGCTACTACCGCAAATACGAGATCACCGCCTTGCCCGGCAGTGCTCCGGAGAATGACGTCGGCTGGGCTAGCTTTGCGCAAGGCACGATCCCGCACTGGCTGGCCTATACGACCGCTGAATATCGCCGTGGTGACTACACCGCCTTCATTGGCTGGCGCTATATCGGTGGCGTGACGAACATCGTGACCGAGGAAAAGATTCCTTCGGTCAGCACGTTTGACGTCTCTGCGTCCTATACCTTCGGTTCCAGTGTCAAATATCTGGCGGGGGCGAAATTGACGGTGGGTGCGAACAACGTGTTCAACAAGTTCGGCCCGGCGGCGCCTGACATCTTCACCGACGCCAACGTTGATATCGCGACCTATGACCCCATGGGCCGGTTCATCTACGTCGACCTGAAGTTCAAGTTCTAA